TCCACCGAGCCCGCCCCCACCGACGGCACCCTGCCGCCCAGCTCCCTCTACGCGGCGGCCGCCCTGCGCGCCGGCTGCCCCTACGTCAACTTCACCCCCTCCACCGGACTGCACCACCCGGCACTGGCCCCGCTCGCCGAGTCCTCGGGGCTCCCGTACGCGGGCCGCGACGGCAAGACCGGGCAGACCCTGCTGCGTTCCGTACTCGGCCCGATGTTCCTGCAGCGCGCCCTGACCGTGCGGGCCTGGTCCGGCACCAACCTCCTGGGGGGCGGTGACGGTGCCGCCCTCGCCGACCCCGCGGCGGCCGCCGCCAAGAACGCCGGCAAGGAACGCGTCCTCGCGGACACCCTCGGTGCCGCACCCGAGGGCGAGGTGCACATCGACGACGTGCCCGCCCTCGGCGACTGGAAGACGGCCTGGGACCACATCGCCTTCGACGGCTTCCTCGGCGCCCGCATGACCCTCCAGACCACGTGGCAGGGCTGTGACTCGGCGCTGGCCGCGCCCCTCGTCCTCGACCTGGCCCGGCTGGCCGCCCGCGCCCACGAGAGGGGCCTGTCCGGCCCGCTGCGCGAACTCGGCTTCTACTTCAAGGACCCGGTGGGGGACGGCCCGTCGGCACTGGCCGAGCAGTACGCGGAGCTCATGGGCCTCGCCGAACGGCTGCGGGACGACGCCGGCGAGCGGGGGGAGCAGCGGTGAGCCGCACGGTCGCCGTGGCCCGGGACGCCTCCGCGCCGGCCGGCGCCGCGGGGGACGGCCCGCCCGCCGAGAACGCCGCGTCGGGCGCCGACGGAGCCCCGGCCCACGGATCCGGCCCGGCCCGCGCCCCACGCGCCGGTGCCTGGGCCGAACTGCTGCGCCTGCCCGCGCTCTTCACCGTCCCCGGCGACGCCCTCGCCGGCGCCGCCGCGGCCGGCGTCCGACCCGGGCCCCGCACCCTGCTCGCCATCGGATCCTCCCTGTGCCTGTACGAGGCCGGGATGGCCCTGAACGACTGGGCGGACCGTGCCGAGGACGCCGTGGAGCGCCCGCACCGCCCCCTGCCGTCCGGCCGTATCCGTCCGGCCGCCGCCCTCACGGCGGCCTGCGGCCTGACCGGCGCCGGCCTGGCACTCGCCGCCTGGGCCGGCCGGCCCGCCCTCGCGGTGGCCGCGCCCCTGGCGGCGACCGTCTGGGCCTACGACCTCGCGCTGAAGCACACGCCCGCCGGGCCCGCGGCCATGGCCGCCGCCCGCGGACTGGACCTGCTCCTCGGCGCCGCCGCCACCAGCGGCGGCACCCGCGCCGCACTGCCCTCCGCCGCGCTGCTCGGCAGCCACACCCTCGCGGTCACGGCCGTCTCCCGCCGGGAGACCGACGGCGGCTCGGTCCTGGCCCCGCTGGCCGCCCTCACGACGACGGCGGCGCTGACGCGGCTGGTCACGCTCCGCCGCACCCGACTCCCGGCAGGCCGGCGGGCAGCAGCCGCCCCCGGCCTGCCGGGCCCCGACCCGGCCGGACGCCCGCCCCGGGCCACCGACGCCCTCACCACCGCCCTGGCCGCCGCCTACGCGGCCACGGCCGCCCGGCCCTATGTCCACGCCGCGCTCAACCCGTCACCCCAGCTCACCCAACGCGCCGTCGGCGGCGGCATCAGGGCCACGGTCCCGCTCCAGGCGGCGCTCGCCGCCCGCTCCGGCGCGACGGCCACGTCGTTGCTGGTCGCGGCCCTGGCCCCGGCCGGCCGGCTGTTCGCGCGCAGGGCCGGCATGAGGAAGGTGAGCATCACGTGAGCACCGGTACCCCCGCCCTCCCTCTCCGCTTCGGCTACGGCACCAACGGCCTCACCGACCTCCGCCTGGACGACGCCCTCGCCCTGCTGGCCGACCTCGGCTACGACGGCGTCGGCCTGACCCTCGACCACATGCACC
This region of Streptomyces ambofaciens ATCC 23877 genomic DNA includes:
- a CDS encoding inositol-3-phosphate synthase; amino-acid sequence: MSAEPSLPTPSSAPRLGVWLIGARGSVATTAVAGCAAVTAGLHPPTGMVTETPPFTSSGLPSLASLVFGGHDTLDCPLPKRAEHLAEGGVLPHGLPSAVHAELVAADREIRPGGPPSGGTDGGPGRTQDEWIDVFAADIRDFVHRLGLSGAVVVNVASTEPAPTDGTLPPSSLYAAAALRAGCPYVNFTPSTGLHHPALAPLAESSGLPYAGRDGKTGQTLLRSVLGPMFLQRALTVRAWSGTNLLGGGDGAALADPAAAAAKNAGKERVLADTLGAAPEGEVHIDDVPALGDWKTAWDHIAFDGFLGARMTLQTTWQGCDSALAAPLVLDLARLAARAHERGLSGPLRELGFYFKDPVGDGPSALAEQYAELMGLAERLRDDAGERGEQR
- a CDS encoding SCO3242 family prenyltransferase — protein: MSRTVAVARDASAPAGAAGDGPPAENAASGADGAPAHGSGPARAPRAGAWAELLRLPALFTVPGDALAGAAAAGVRPGPRTLLAIGSSLCLYEAGMALNDWADRAEDAVERPHRPLPSGRIRPAAALTAACGLTGAGLALAAWAGRPALAVAAPLAATVWAYDLALKHTPAGPAAMAAARGLDLLLGAAATSGGTRAALPSAALLGSHTLAVTAVSRRETDGGSVLAPLAALTTTAALTRLVTLRRTRLPAGRRAAAAPGLPGPDPAGRPPRATDALTTALAAAYAATAARPYVHAALNPSPQLTQRAVGGGIRATVPLQAALAARSGATATSLLVAALAPAGRLFARRAGMRKVSIT